The Arachis ipaensis cultivar K30076 chromosome B05, Araip1.1, whole genome shotgun sequence nucleotide sequence aatatgtaATTTATCCTTTATGATATGTCAACTTCTAATTAGATATTATCTTAatctaataattaattatatttatatttgtaaTTTGAGTTACTTcaatttaatataaattaatattaagAGCTGCTACACATCTAAATCTTTTTAGCAACTAAATCCAACTAAATTAGtccaaactcaataaaaatcagaTTGTGTGAATACACGCTCTAACTACATAAACGTTCCCGCGTTTCTCTCCTCATCCTCCTTCTTTTACTTCTTTGcgtttctccttcttcttcgtgttcctcctccttctttttcgtgTTCCTTCTTCTCGATTTTATTCATCTCAAGAGAGTAAATCAAGAAGAattttgagaaaatgaaataagaaggagaagataaagaaaaaagatgaaaaagaagaagaagttgaaGCGGAAGATGAGGAGGACAAACTCAAatgaaacaaaactaaataaacctaaattaaactaaaaaatgaaccgaaattttttaagaaataaaaaatctaGTCAATACTTAACAACatcatcaagtgaacctcagttAATTCACAGATGAACCAAAATTAGTTTagatttgaataaaaactaactaaacaaccacACATGAACAAGTTCAGCAAATTCAAGAGAAACGAAAtcaaatgaacttaaattaaactaagaaatgaaccaaaatttctTACGGaaaaaaatttagtcaatacttaacagcagcatcaagtgaaccttagttaattcacaaatgaagcaAAATTAGTTCAAATTTGAGCAAAAACTAAGTAAACAACCACACATGAACAAGTTCAGCAAATTCAAGCGAGACGAAACTAAATCaacctaaattaaactaagaaatgaaacgaatttttttaaggaataaaaaatttggtcaatacttaacaatagcatcaagtgaacttcagttaattcacaaatgaacagaaattagttcagatttaaataagtagtaaaaaaaattcaatcatcaacaaaaacacatcgaattcatttctaaatccaaatgaacctcaaacaAATTAAGAAATGAAACGAAATTATTTAATAATGGTACCAGAGAAAATCAGAACCaataaagatgttagcaaaatgttagtgttgttggtgatgacgataacaaaagagaaagataacgaaaaaggagaagatagaaggaggaggaggaggaggagaacctGCATGTGCGAATTTGAAAGAAAAAGCAGCGATAGCAATGAACGTGCGCGAGTAAATTTAAAATACTTAGTTAGACTTGGTTAGAGTTATGACTTAAATGTAAAAATTTATTCTCATATCTTAATCAtaataaaactattttttaattaagttattatttttttttttcaaatcattctTTTTTTAAAAAGCACGAGAAGATAAGACATTAAATTGGATCATATGTTGACCTCCTTGTTTCTTCACACGGTTTCTTCCCTTTTCATGATCATATGATATAATGCATTCCATGCAACTAACATTCCATTTTCACacttcatttttctttccttaGTTTTGTCTCTTTCTCCCACACACTTCTATTCATTCTCACACACTTTGTAGCTTTAGTTTCCAATTACACACTTACTAACATTTCTATTCATATCTtccaacaacaaaataaaaagcTACCAACAAATTAAAGTGTCCAAGTTCCAAATTCAatgccttcttcttcttcttcttcttcttcttcttcttcttcttcatcgttTCTTATTGTCTTGCTTTGTTGTTACCATGCACTTATTACCATTATCCCTTGCGCACTTGGTGACCCAAGAACAACAGAGGCAGCGCTATTGTGCTCCAACATAATTATATCCCCACCTGTTCGCCGAGATTTCATATCAAACTTCTGGGATGCCTTGAGCTCCATGACCCCTCTTGTTTCTAACCAAAAATTTGCAGCTCTTCACAAAGGCTCTCAAAATGCCACTGTCTATGCTTTTAGTGAGTGTATGAAAGATCTCTCTAAACCTGATTGTGATGTTTGCTTCTCTGAATCCAAAACAAAGATCTTAAGGTATATAGTAGCACGCTTTTACTCACTCATTTTAATTTGTGACTAATTTTACATAAGGTGCTGTATTGTATTGTAATTtagagaaaatatatatataaggaacTAACTTTTGGTTAGCCAATTATCTTTTAGGAtctagaatttaaagataaacaataaaaaaagGCTGATATTTAATACTTGTATTTGTATTTATGCGATATAGATGCTCGCCGTTTCAGAGGGGCACTATTGGTGGAAGACTATTCCTTGATGGGTGCTACATGAGGTATGATCATAAAAATTTCTTCAATGATAGTAGTGTTAGTGGTGAAGATAAAACTGTGTGTGGAACCAAGGATTTTGGTGGGGATAGGAGTGTTTACAAGGCTAATGCTATGGAACTGGTGAGGAATTTGAGCTTGGAagcacaaaagaaaaataatgttTGGTTCTTCCATGTTGGGTCTGTGAATCATAGGAATgtgagtgtttatggtttggcTCAGTGCTGGAAATTTGTGAATGGAAGTGGATGCAAGACATGTTTGGATGAAGCTGTTACTAGGATTGAGTCATGTGcttcaaaagaagaaggaagagtgtTGAGTGTTGGTTGTTACTTGAGGTATTCAAGTAACAAGTTCTATAATGATAATTCAAGCAATGTTGTTGTCCCTTTCGGAAAACAAGGTTAGTTTTCAGTCTGATTTTCTCCaattttctttctttgatttaCAAAATTATTATGCAGACTAAAAATCAGCATGCACATattatttaattcatttttaatatatattttatatttcaacatgtattACTGATTATATGTAACATTGTTATGCGCAACATTTTCATTACAAGATCACCAATCTGAGAAACATACCAATAAAGCAATGTGTTACTGTTTTTTTAGGACATAGTAACCTTCCTCTGATTGTGGCTGCATCATCTTCTTCCTTGGCTCTGCTACTGATCGTTGTAACGGTTTCTTTCTTTGTAAGAATGAATATATTGAAGCAGAGAAGAGGTATCAGTAGTTTGATATTTTAAGACTATCACAAATTCTTCAAAGCTTCAATTACTAAAATTCATTGTAATATTTTGATGTTGTTTTCTCACTTCAGAAAGAAGAAAGTTTGGTGCGCTTTTGGAAACAGTGAACCAATCTAAACTAAATATGTCATATGAAGTTCTTGAACAAGCAACAAATTACTTCAATGTTTCCAATAAGCTAGGAGAAGGAGGAACAGGTTCAGTTTACAAAGTAAATTCTGATCTTACATATCGTTATTTTGTTTCTGAAGTGAAATTCAATTCCActcttttattttgtaaaatataatactaaatgccaatttaaatataatataatactaattttattttaacaaaaatttagGAAAGTTAAGTGTAATTAATTAGTCCATATAACATTTACCAGAAAATTTGTATATGAATGTTTTGTAGGGAGTTCTGCCAGATGGAAAGATTGTGGCCATAAAAAGGCTTAGCTTCATCACAACACAATGGGCAGATCATTTTTTCAATGAGGTGAATTTGATAAGTGGGATTCAACACAAAAATCTTGTAAAGCTTTTAGGGTGCAGCATTACAGGACCTGAAAGCCTTCTTGTTTATGAATATGTACCTAATGGGAGCCTCTCTGATCACCTCTGTGGTTTGTATTTTACTTACAGTAATGTATTTGACATTgtttttgttatatatttttttaatgtaatttCAACGTAGTGTCTTTACACGTATATCTAATCACATTACATTATATCAGCAAAAGTAACTACTTAATAGTCATCCAAAAAAAACGAATGTGATTGACGACTGTGTAAAATAATTTTTGCATCGAAATTAaactattttctttttgtttaaattacaattattttGAAACGAATGAGAATTAACATTTTTATTTAGATGAGCTAATTACGTGTTCAATGTGATATGCTCCTCTAGTTAGAAAGAAATCTGAAGGGTTGAATTGGGAAGTGAGGCATAAGATCTTGTTAGGAACCGCAGAGGGCTTGGCCTATCTTCATGAGGAATCACAAATGAGAATCATTCATAGAGATATAAAATTGGGAAATGTTCTACTTGATGAAAACTTCACACCCAAGATTGCTGATTTTGGACTTGTTAGATTGTTCCCTGAAGACAATTCTCACCTTAGCACAACCATTGCTGGTACACTGTAAGTATATGATTTTTTTACAAAACATTTTAAGTATTTAGACAAATTCTCATACAATTATGTCATTTTCATATGCATAGGGGTTACATGGCACCAGAGTATGTAATTCTTGGGAAGTTAACTGAGAAAGCAGATGTCTACAGTTTCGGAGTGTTAGCCATTGAAATTGTATCCGGCAAAAAAATTAGGTCAATTGTTCAAAATTCAATCTCCCTTCTACACGAGGTAATAATCTCACATTGTAAAATTAGCACAAtttgccccttttttttttaatcacttAATTAGCTTATCACAAGGTGAAAACTCGTATGCAATtgttttcatgtgaagttgatagttgaaaatcATTCTATGGCAATTTAGTCAAACATGTCAAATCATCTAACTATTCTTAACTATCAATTTCATCTGAGAACAATATATGCGAGTCTCCGCCTTATCACAATACATTTGATAGGATGATGACAGTTTTTTGTTCTCCCAAACTGTACAATATGCAAGGTTTGGAACCTGTATGAAACAAAGAAGGTATGTGAAATAGTTGATCTAAGCCTAGAGGGAAATTACCCTGCAGAGGAAGCATGTAAACTCCTTAAGATAGGGTTGCTTTGTGCACAAGCTTCTCCAGAGCTGAGACCATCAATGTCACAAGTTGTGAAAATGATTAAGGACAACAATCATGAACAGATTTCTGAACCAACACAGCCACCATTTCTAAACCGTTGCAGCGGCGAATTCAGCAGATCTATTTTAGATGCTGAAGATAGTTTTAATGCTGGATCCTACGCTCATCATCACTCTTCAGTCTATAACACGAGTGAAAATCTGACTCAACCTTTGTACATTTCAAATCGGAGTTCAGAATATTTTAGTGCATGAAACCTTTAATTATGCCCATAATACATGAATTTCCATGTAAATTTTTGTTGTATGATTCTTTTTTTTATACCTTCTCTTTTTTTATTCAGAGATTGTGGAATTGGGGTGTTTCGAAGGTTTTAATCCAATACTTACTCTGTATATATATTTGTTTTGGCATCAAATATTATATAGTATCTAACGAGTATGTTATATACTTAttctaataaatatatataaatgatGAGTAACTAGTATTTTTGCCCGTAATAATATTAcgggaatataaattttttaaaactatgtTAGCTTTATTCTGATATTATAAGTTAtggcacaaaaaatttataaaatcaaattacTTTTACAAAAAGTTCGTAGAAAACAAAAGTTTCCGTCGACTAAGAAAATCAGAGATCAGNNNNNNNNNNNNNNNNNNNNNNNNNNNNNNNNNNNNNNNNNNNNNNNNNNNNNNNNNNNNNNNNNNNNNNNNNNNNNNNNNNNNNNNGTAagttatctttttaaatttaaattattgatgaaaaatataaaaaataaagaatctTTAAACATAAACGC carries:
- the LOC107643328 gene encoding cysteine-rich receptor-like protein kinase 3, translating into MPSSSSSSSSSSSSSSFLIVLLCCYHALITIIPCALGDPRTTEAALLCSNIIISPPVRRDFISNFWDALSSMTPLVSNQKFAALHKGSQNATVYAFSECMKDLSKPDCDVCFSESKTKILRCSPFQRGTIGGRLFLDGCYMRYDHKNFFNDSSVSGEDKTVCGTKDFGGDRSVYKANAMELVRNLSLEAQKKNNVWFFHVGSVNHRNVSVYGLAQCWKFVNGSGCKTCLDEAVTRIESCASKEEGRVLSVGCYLRYSSNKFYNDNSSNVVVPFGKQGHSNLPLIVAASSSSLALLLIVVTVSFFVRMNILKQRRERRKFGALLETVNQSKLNMSYEVLEQATNYFNVSNKLGEGGTGSVYKGVLPDGKIVAIKRLSFITTQWADHFFNEVNLISGIQHKNLVKLLGCSITGPESLLVYEYVPNGSLSDHLCVRKKSEGLNWEVRHKILLGTAEGLAYLHEESQMRIIHRDIKLGNVLLDENFTPKIADFGLVRLFPEDNSHLSTTIAGTLGYMAPEYVILGKLTEKADVYSFGVLAIEIVSGKKIRSIVQNSISLLHEVWNLYETKKVCEIVDLSLEGNYPAEEACKLLKIGLLCAQASPELRPSMSQVVKMIKDNNHEQISEPTQPPFLNRCSGEFSRSILDAEDSFNAGSYAHHHSSVYNTSENLTQPLYISNRSSEYFSA